One region of Pseudomonas glycinae genomic DNA includes:
- the ftsB gene encoding cell division protein FtsB, protein MRSPYWLFLVLLLLLAGLQYRLWVGNGSLAQVAELNQQIADQHAENEALLERNRVMDAEVSELKKGMETVEERARHELGMVKDGETLYQLAQ, encoded by the coding sequence ATGCGCAGTCCTTACTGGTTGTTTCTCGTCTTGCTCTTGCTGCTGGCCGGTCTGCAGTACCGCCTGTGGGTGGGCAATGGCAGTCTGGCGCAAGTCGCCGAACTGAATCAGCAAATTGCTGATCAACACGCCGAGAACGAAGCCTTGCTGGAGCGCAACCGAGTGATGGACGCTGAAGTCAGCGAGTTGAAGAAAGGCATGGAGACCGTTGAAGAGCGGGCTCGTCACGAATTGGGCATGGTCAAGGACGGCGAAACCCTTTACCAGTTGGCCCAATGA
- the ispD gene encoding 2-C-methyl-D-erythritol 4-phosphate cytidylyltransferase: MIDSLPAFWAVIPAAGVGARMAADRPKQYLQLGGRTILEHSLGCFLDHPSLKGLVVSLAVDDPYWPNLASASDSRIQRVDGGAERSGSVLNALLHLHAQGADDEDWVLVHDAARPNLSRDDLDKLLAELTNDPVGGLLAVPAKDTLKRVDKHGRVVETVDRSVIWQAYTPQMFRLGALHRALADSLVADAVITDEASAMEWAGLAPRLIEGRADNLKVTRPEDLEWLRQRWANRR; this comes from the coding sequence ATGATCGATTCCCTGCCGGCCTTCTGGGCCGTGATTCCTGCCGCGGGCGTCGGTGCCCGAATGGCCGCGGACCGTCCCAAGCAATACCTGCAACTGGGCGGGCGCACAATTCTCGAACACAGCCTCGGCTGTTTCCTCGATCACCCGAGCCTCAAGGGCCTGGTGGTCAGTCTTGCCGTCGATGATCCTTATTGGCCGAACCTGGCCAGCGCCAGTGATTCGCGAATTCAGCGGGTCGACGGTGGCGCCGAACGCTCCGGATCGGTGCTCAACGCCTTGCTGCATCTGCATGCGCAAGGTGCCGACGATGAAGACTGGGTGCTGGTGCACGATGCGGCGCGGCCGAACCTGAGCCGTGACGATCTCGACAAATTGCTCGCTGAGCTGACGAACGATCCGGTCGGTGGTTTGCTGGCTGTGCCGGCGAAGGACACTCTCAAGCGGGTCGACAAGCACGGTCGTGTGGTGGAAACCGTCGATCGCAGCGTGATTTGGCAAGCGTACACGCCGCAGATGTTCCGCCTCGGTGCCTTGCACCGCGCACTGGCGGACAGTCTGGTGGCGGATGCCGTGATCACTGATGAAGCTTCGGCGATGGAGTGGGCCGGGTTGGCACCGCGCCTGATCGAAGGCCGTGCGGATAACCTGAAAGTGACCCGCCCGGAAGACCTCGAATGGTTGCGTCAGCGCTGGGCCAATCGTCGTTAA
- the tilS gene encoding tRNA lysidine(34) synthetase TilS has protein sequence MGQPSIDLPSRLLRNLKPWLGASHWRIAFSGGLDSTVLLHLLAKLAKTQSIPALSAIHVHHGLQAVADAWPAHCQAVCDELAVPLQVVRVQVPPGASLERAARDARYAAFIAATQAEDVLLTGQHRDDQAETLLFRLLRGAGVRGLSGMPVQRALGQGSLVRPLLDVTRAELAAYAQDHGLRWVEDPSNQDRQFSRNYLRHQVLPLLSGRWPQAHASMARSAAHLREAQGLLDELAQIDLATAKLPAEFEWSGLPSLEFSAIAGLSDARQRNALSHWLEPLTRLPDTDHWSGWTDLRDAGSDASPIWRLADGELHRSAGRLWWLSGQWLRAPVVSGDWHEPSLALRLPDNGRVMFSGQTPVGPLQIRYRQGGEVMHLEDRGHRDLKRLLNERAVPGFVRGRLPLLFRGKELLAVANLPGLDGNALEGWRLHWQPSDEDQGLR, from the coding sequence CATTGGCGCATCGCCTTCTCCGGTGGCCTCGATTCCACCGTTCTGCTGCACCTCCTGGCCAAACTCGCCAAAACCCAATCCATTCCGGCGCTAAGCGCCATCCATGTCCATCACGGCCTTCAGGCTGTGGCCGACGCGTGGCCGGCGCATTGTCAGGCTGTCTGCGATGAGCTGGCGGTGCCGTTGCAAGTGGTGCGTGTGCAGGTGCCGCCGGGGGCGAGTCTGGAGCGGGCGGCGCGGGATGCGCGCTACGCAGCGTTCATTGCGGCGACCCAGGCCGAGGATGTGCTGCTGACCGGGCAGCATCGCGACGATCAGGCTGAAACACTGTTGTTCCGGCTGTTGCGTGGCGCCGGGGTCAGAGGTCTCTCAGGCATGCCAGTCCAGCGAGCGCTGGGGCAGGGCAGTCTGGTTCGGCCGTTGCTCGACGTCACGCGTGCCGAGCTGGCAGCCTATGCGCAGGACCACGGCCTGCGCTGGGTCGAGGACCCTTCGAATCAGGATCGACAGTTTTCGCGCAACTATCTACGGCATCAGGTTCTGCCGTTGCTGAGCGGTCGCTGGCCTCAGGCGCACGCCAGCATGGCCCGCAGCGCGGCGCATCTGCGTGAGGCGCAAGGTTTGCTCGATGAGCTGGCGCAAATCGATCTGGCTACTGCGAAATTGCCCGCTGAGTTCGAGTGGTCGGGATTGCCGTCACTGGAGTTTTCGGCCATCGCAGGGTTGTCCGATGCCCGTCAGCGAAATGCACTCAGCCACTGGCTTGAGCCGTTGACCCGACTGCCGGATACCGACCATTGGTCGGGTTGGACGGATCTGCGGGACGCCGGTAGCGATGCCTCGCCGATCTGGCGTCTGGCGGATGGCGAGCTGCACCGAAGCGCCGGTCGCCTGTGGTGGCTCAGCGGGCAATGGTTGCGCGCGCCGGTAGTCAGCGGCGACTGGCACGAGCCATCGCTGGCGCTACGCTTGCCCGATAACGGACGTGTCATGTTCAGCGGTCAGACTCCCGTCGGGCCGCTGCAAATCCGCTATCGGCAGGGCGGCGAGGTGATGCATCTGGAGGATCGCGGTCATCGTGATCTCAAGCGCCTGCTCAATGAGCGCGCGGTGCCGGGCTTCGTGCGTGGCAGATTGCCGCTGCTGTTTCGCGGTAAGGAATTGCTCGCCGTGGCGAACCTGCCGGGGCTCGACGGCAATGCGCTGGAGGGCTGGCGATTGCATTGGCAGCCTTCTGACGAAGATCAAGGTTTGAGATGA
- the kdsA gene encoding 3-deoxy-8-phosphooctulonate synthase codes for MAQKIIRVGDIEIANDKPMVLFGGMNVLESRDMAMQVCEEYVKVTEKLGIPYVFKASFDKANRSSVTSYRGPGLEEGMRIFQDIKQAFGVPIITDVHEPDQAAVVAEVCDIIQLPAFLSRQTDLVVAMAKTNAVINIKKAQFLAPQEMKHILNKCVEAGNDQLILCERGSSFGYNNLVVDMLGFGIMKQFEYPVFFDVTHSLQMPGGRSDSAGGRRAQVTDLAKAGMSQSLAGLFLEAHPDPDNAKCDGPCALRLDKLEPFLAQLKALDELVKSFPTVETA; via the coding sequence ATGGCACAGAAGATCATCCGCGTCGGCGACATCGAGATTGCCAACGATAAACCCATGGTGCTGTTCGGCGGCATGAACGTGCTGGAAAGCCGTGACATGGCCATGCAGGTTTGCGAAGAGTACGTGAAGGTCACCGAAAAACTCGGTATCCCTTACGTGTTCAAGGCCAGCTTCGACAAGGCCAACCGTTCTTCTGTGACCTCCTATCGCGGTCCTGGCCTGGAAGAGGGCATGCGCATCTTCCAGGACATCAAACAAGCCTTCGGCGTGCCGATCATCACCGACGTCCACGAGCCTGACCAGGCTGCGGTCGTCGCCGAGGTCTGCGACATCATCCAGCTGCCGGCCTTCCTGTCGCGCCAGACCGATCTGGTCGTCGCGATGGCCAAGACCAACGCAGTGATCAACATCAAGAAAGCCCAGTTCCTCGCGCCTCAGGAAATGAAACACATCCTGAACAAGTGCGTGGAAGCGGGTAACGATCAGTTGATCCTCTGCGAACGTGGTTCGAGCTTCGGCTACAACAACCTCGTGGTTGACATGCTCGGCTTCGGCATCATGAAGCAGTTCGAGTACCCGGTATTCTTCGACGTGACCCATTCGCTGCAAATGCCTGGCGGTCGTTCCGACTCCGCCGGCGGTCGCCGCGCCCAGGTCACCGACCTGGCCAAGGCTGGCATGAGCCAGTCGCTGGCGGGGCTGTTCCTCGAAGCGCACCCGGATCCGGACAACGCCAAATGCGACGGCCCTTGCGCCTTGCGTCTGGACAAACTGGAGCCATTCCTGGCCCAGCTCAAAGCCCTGGACGAACTGGTGAAGAGTTTTCCGACGGTAGAAACCGCGTAA
- the fghA gene encoding S-formylglutathione hydrolase, whose product MSLENISCQKSFGGWHKRYRHRSEVLGCEMVFAVYLPPQAEQGGKLPVLYWLSGLTCTDENFMQKAGAMRMAAELGLIIVAPDTSPRGPDVPGDPDGAWDFGLGAGFYLNATQEPWSRHYRMHDYVVQELPSLVEAHFPASDKRSISGHSMGGHGALVCALRNPGRYQSVSAFSPINNPMDCPWGQKAFSRYLGEDRSKWREWDACALIAETDEKLPLLVDQGDRDDFLATQLKPEALQQAAKQAGHPLTLRLQPGYDHSYFFIASFIDDHLQHHARALKS is encoded by the coding sequence ATGAGTCTGGAAAACATCTCCTGTCAGAAAAGTTTCGGCGGTTGGCACAAGCGCTATCGCCATCGTTCCGAAGTGCTGGGTTGCGAAATGGTGTTCGCCGTGTACCTGCCGCCGCAGGCAGAGCAGGGCGGCAAGTTGCCGGTGCTGTACTGGCTGTCGGGCCTGACGTGCACGGACGAGAACTTCATGCAGAAGGCCGGTGCCATGCGCATGGCGGCTGAATTGGGGCTGATTATCGTGGCCCCGGACACCAGTCCTCGCGGCCCAGATGTACCGGGCGATCCCGACGGGGCTTGGGATTTCGGCCTCGGTGCCGGGTTCTATCTGAATGCCACGCAGGAACCCTGGTCGCGGCACTATCGGATGCATGACTACGTCGTGCAGGAATTGCCCTCACTGGTTGAAGCGCATTTCCCGGCCTCGGACAAACGCAGCATCAGCGGCCACTCGATGGGCGGTCACGGTGCATTGGTCTGTGCCTTGCGCAATCCAGGGCGTTATCAGTCAGTATCAGCATTCTCTCCGATCAATAATCCGATGGATTGCCCGTGGGGCCAGAAAGCGTTCTCCCGCTATCTGGGCGAAGACCGTTCGAAATGGCGCGAGTGGGATGCCTGTGCGCTGATCGCCGAGACGGACGAAAAGCTGCCATTGCTGGTCGATCAGGGGGATCGCGACGACTTCCTCGCCACCCAGCTCAAACCCGAGGCCCTGCAACAAGCGGCAAAACAGGCGGGGCATCCGCTGACGTTGCGCCTGCAACCGGGCTACGATCACAGCTATTTCTTCATCGCCAGCTTCATTGACGACCACTTGCAGCATCACGCGCGCGCTCTAAAGAGTTAA
- a CDS encoding LysR substrate-binding domain-containing protein: MSENRWEGIDEFVAVAECSQFTAAAERLGVSSSHISRQIVRLEERLQTRLLYRSTRRVTLTEAGQTFLQHCQRLQDGREEALRAVGDLTSEPKGMLRMTCAVAYGERFIVPLVTRFMGHYPQLRIDIELTNRQLDLVHEGLDLAIRLGRLQDSRLVATRLAPRRMYLCASPSYLERYGRPHSLSELGRHNCLIGSSDIWQLEQNGREFSQRVQGNWRCNSGQAVLDAALQGVGLCQLPDYYVLEHLHSGTLVSLLETHQPPNTAVWALYPQQRHLSPKVRKLVDFLKEGLAERPEYRT; encoded by the coding sequence ATGTCCGAAAACCGCTGGGAAGGCATCGACGAGTTCGTCGCCGTTGCCGAATGCAGCCAGTTCACCGCGGCTGCCGAACGCCTGGGCGTTTCTTCCTCACACATCAGTCGACAAATCGTACGGCTGGAAGAGCGTCTGCAGACGCGTTTGCTGTATCGCAGTACCCGGCGCGTGACCCTGACCGAGGCCGGCCAGACCTTTCTGCAACATTGTCAGCGTCTGCAGGACGGTCGCGAAGAAGCACTGCGCGCGGTCGGCGATCTGACCAGCGAGCCCAAAGGCATGCTGCGCATGACCTGCGCCGTGGCCTATGGCGAACGCTTCATCGTGCCGCTGGTGACCCGGTTCATGGGGCACTACCCGCAACTGCGCATCGATATTGAACTGACTAACCGGCAACTCGATCTGGTACATGAAGGCCTGGACCTGGCGATCCGTCTTGGCCGACTTCAGGATTCCCGGCTGGTGGCGACTCGCCTTGCACCGCGACGCATGTATCTGTGTGCATCGCCTTCGTACCTTGAACGGTACGGACGCCCACACAGTTTGTCGGAACTGGGACGGCACAATTGCCTGATCGGCAGCTCGGACATCTGGCAGCTTGAACAAAACGGGCGGGAATTTTCCCAGCGGGTACAGGGAAACTGGCGCTGCAACAGTGGGCAAGCGGTGCTGGATGCGGCGCTACAAGGCGTCGGACTGTGCCAGTTGCCGGACTATTACGTGCTGGAACATCTGCACAGCGGTACGTTGGTTTCTTTGTTGGAGACGCATCAACCGCCGAATACGGCGGTGTGGGCGCTGTACCCGCAGCAGCGGCACTTGTCGCCCAAGGTGCGCAAACTGGTGGATTTTCTCAAGGAAGGTTTGGCCGAACGGCCGGAATATCGGACTTAA
- the truD gene encoding tRNA pseudouridine(13) synthase TruD, with amino-acid sequence MNELQLLGPRAYGDALGTAVLKAIAEDFQVDEVLDIPFSGDGEHLWIWVEKRGLNTEEAARRIAKAAGVPLRTVSYAGLKDRQALTRQWFSVQLPGKADPDLSAAENDTLKILKTTRHKRKLQRGAHSANGFTLRLTQFNGDKAAIDERLQLIAKHGIPNYFGAQRFGHDGGNVVDARSWAARKALPEQRNVRSRLLSTARSFLFNQVLAARVADGTWQRAQVGDLLAFTDSRSFFPAGEAECSDPRLAILDLHPTGPQWGEGDSPAAGVVHDLEQGIAAREADLRDWLINAGMSHERRILRLPIGGLTWHYPEPDILQLEFVLPAGCFATVLVRELVDLVPVGQTDSPCVF; translated from the coding sequence ATGAACGAACTGCAATTGCTCGGCCCACGGGCCTATGGCGACGCCCTCGGCACTGCGGTACTGAAAGCCATCGCCGAAGATTTTCAGGTCGATGAAGTGCTCGACATTCCGTTCAGCGGTGACGGCGAGCACCTGTGGATCTGGGTGGAAAAGCGTGGCTTGAATACAGAAGAGGCTGCACGCCGTATCGCCAAGGCGGCAGGTGTGCCGCTGCGTACGGTGAGCTATGCCGGTCTGAAGGATCGTCAGGCGCTGACCCGTCAGTGGTTCAGCGTGCAATTGCCGGGCAAGGCCGATCCGGATCTGTCGGCGGCGGAAAACGACACGCTGAAAATCCTCAAGACCACTCGCCACAAGCGCAAGTTGCAACGCGGTGCGCATTCGGCCAACGGTTTCACGTTGCGCCTGACCCAGTTCAATGGCGACAAGGCCGCCATCGACGAGCGTCTGCAACTGATCGCCAAACACGGAATCCCGAATTACTTCGGCGCCCAGCGTTTCGGCCATGACGGTGGCAACGTTGTCGATGCCCGCTCCTGGGCCGCGCGCAAGGCACTGCCGGAGCAGCGCAATGTGCGCTCGCGCCTGCTGTCGACCGCGCGCAGTTTTCTGTTCAATCAGGTGCTCGCAGCACGGGTCGCCGATGGCACGTGGCAGCGCGCCCAGGTCGGCGATCTGCTGGCCTTCACCGACAGCCGCAGCTTTTTCCCGGCCGGTGAGGCCGAGTGCAGCGACCCGCGCCTGGCGATTCTCGACCTGCACCCGACCGGCCCGCAGTGGGGCGAAGGTGACTCGCCGGCGGCCGGGGTTGTCCATGATCTGGAGCAGGGGATTGCCGCACGCGAGGCGGATCTGCGCGATTGGTTGATTAATGCCGGTATGAGCCACGAACGTCGCATCCTGCGGCTGCCCATTGGCGGGTTGACGTGGCATTATCCCGAGCCTGACATTCTGCAACTGGAATTCGTCCTCCCGGCCGGATGCTTCGCCACCGTATTGGTGCGCGAACTCGTTGATCTGGTGCCGGTGGGGCAGACGGACAGCCCATGCGTATTCTGA
- a CDS encoding S-(hydroxymethyl)glutathione dehydrogenase/class III alcohol dehydrogenase, whose protein sequence is MIKSRAAVAFEAKKPLEIVEVDVAMPKAGEVLLRVVASGVCHTDAYTLSGADPEGIFPSILGHEGGAIVEAIGEGVTSVAVGDHVIPLYTPECGQCKFCKSGKTNLCQAIRATQGKGLMPDGTSRFSYKGQTIFHYMGTSTFSEYTVLPEISVARISKDAPLEKVCLLGCGVTTGIGAVINTAKVKPGDTVAIFGLGGIGLSAVIGAVKAKASRIIAIDINPAKFEIAKQLGATDCVNPKDFDRPIQEVIVDMTDGGVDFSFECIGNVQLMRAALECCHKGWGESVIIGVAGAGQEIATRPFQLVTGRVWRGSAFGGVRGRTELPSYVDMAQSGEIPLDTFITHTMGLEDINKAFDLMHEGKSIRTVIHF, encoded by the coding sequence ATGATCAAGTCGCGCGCCGCCGTTGCCTTCGAGGCCAAGAAGCCGCTGGAAATCGTAGAAGTCGATGTCGCCATGCCCAAGGCCGGTGAAGTATTGCTGCGCGTGGTGGCTTCCGGCGTTTGCCATACCGATGCGTACACGCTGTCCGGCGCTGACCCGGAAGGTATCTTCCCGTCGATCCTCGGCCACGAAGGCGGCGCAATCGTCGAAGCGATCGGCGAAGGCGTGACATCCGTGGCCGTCGGCGACCACGTGATTCCGCTGTACACCCCGGAATGCGGTCAGTGCAAATTCTGCAAGTCGGGCAAGACCAACCTGTGTCAGGCGATTCGCGCCACCCAGGGCAAGGGCCTGATGCCGGACGGCACTTCGCGCTTTTCCTACAAGGGCCAAACGATTTTCCACTACATGGGTACCTCGACGTTTTCCGAGTACACCGTGCTGCCGGAAATCTCCGTGGCCAGGATCTCCAAGGATGCACCGCTGGAAAAGGTCTGCCTGCTCGGTTGCGGCGTGACCACCGGTATCGGTGCGGTGATCAACACCGCCAAGGTGAAACCGGGTGACACCGTGGCGATTTTCGGCCTCGGCGGCATCGGTCTGTCGGCCGTGATCGGCGCGGTGAAGGCCAAGGCCTCACGGATCATCGCCATCGACATCAACCCGGCCAAGTTCGAAATCGCCAAGCAATTGGGTGCCACCGATTGCGTAAACCCGAAAGACTTCGATCGTCCGATCCAGGAAGTGATCGTCGACATGACCGACGGCGGCGTTGATTTCTCCTTCGAATGCATCGGCAATGTGCAACTGATGCGCGCAGCGCTCGAGTGCTGCCATAAAGGCTGGGGCGAGTCGGTCATCATCGGTGTGGCCGGTGCCGGCCAGGAAATTGCCACCCGTCCGTTCCAGCTGGTGACCGGTCGCGTCTGGCGCGGTTCGGCGTTCGGTGGCGTGCGTGGTCGTACCGAATTGCCAAGCTACGTCGACATGGCGCAAAGCGGCGAAATCCCGCTGGATACTTTCATCACTCACACCATGGGCCTGGAAGACATCAACAAGGCCTTCGACCTGATGCACGAAGGCAAGAGCATCCGTACCGTCATTCATTTCTGA
- the eno gene encoding phosphopyruvate hydratase, translating to MAKIVDIKGREVLDSRGNPTVEADVLLDNGIIGSACAPSGASTGSREALELRDGDKSRYLGKGVLKAVANINGPIRDLLLGTDPSDQKALDHAMIKLDGTENKATLGANAILAVSLAAAKAAAQDQDLPLYAHIANLNGTPGVYSMPVPMMNIINGGEHADNNVDIQEFMVQPVGAKSFSEGLRMGTEIFHHLKAVLKARGLSTAVGDEGGFAPNLASNEDALKVISEAVANAGYKLGTDVTLALDCAASEFFEDGKYNLSGEGQVFTAEGFADYLKGLTERYPIISIEDGLDESDWAGWKILTDKIGEKTQLVGDDLFVTNTKILKEGIDKKIANSILIKFNQIGTLTETLEAIQMAKAAGYTAVISHRSGETEDSTIADLAVGTSAGQIKTGSLCRSDRVSKYNQLLRIEEQLNGKAKYNGRSEFRG from the coding sequence ATGGCAAAAATCGTCGACATCAAAGGTCGTGAAGTTCTCGACTCCCGTGGCAATCCCACCGTGGAAGCGGACGTGCTTCTCGACAACGGCATCATCGGCAGCGCCTGTGCGCCGTCCGGTGCATCCACTGGCTCGCGTGAAGCGCTCGAGCTGCGTGATGGCGACAAGAGCCGTTACCTGGGCAAGGGCGTGCTCAAGGCGGTAGCCAACATCAACGGTCCGATCCGCGATCTGCTGCTGGGCACCGACCCAAGCGACCAGAAAGCGCTGGATCACGCGATGATCAAGCTCGACGGTACCGAAAACAAAGCGACCCTGGGCGCCAACGCCATCCTCGCCGTGTCCCTGGCTGCGGCCAAGGCGGCTGCACAGGATCAGGACCTGCCGCTGTACGCTCACATCGCCAATCTGAACGGCACCCCGGGTGTGTACTCGATGCCGGTTCCGATGATGAACATCATCAACGGTGGCGAACACGCCGACAACAACGTCGACATCCAGGAATTCATGGTTCAGCCGGTTGGCGCCAAGTCCTTCTCGGAAGGTCTGCGCATGGGTACCGAGATTTTCCATCACCTCAAAGCCGTGCTGAAGGCCCGTGGCCTGAGCACTGCCGTCGGTGACGAAGGCGGTTTCGCGCCGAACCTGGCGTCCAACGAAGACGCACTGAAAGTGATCTCCGAAGCAGTCGCCAACGCTGGTTACAAGCTGGGCACCGACGTGACCCTGGCTCTGGACTGCGCGGCCAGCGAATTCTTCGAAGACGGCAAGTACAACCTGTCCGGCGAAGGCCAGGTGTTCACCGCTGAAGGTTTCGCCGACTACCTCAAAGGTCTGACCGAGCGTTACCCGATCATCTCGATCGAAGACGGTCTGGACGAGTCCGACTGGGCTGGCTGGAAGATCCTCACCGACAAGATCGGCGAGAAGACCCAACTGGTCGGCGACGACCTGTTCGTGACCAACACCAAGATCCTGAAAGAAGGCATCGATAAAAAGATCGCCAACTCGATCCTGATCAAGTTCAACCAGATCGGTACCCTGACCGAAACCCTGGAAGCCATCCAGATGGCCAAGGCTGCCGGTTACACCGCCGTGATCTCGCACCGTTCGGGCGAAACCGAAGATTCGACCATTGCCGACCTGGCCGTGGGTACTTCGGCTGGCCAGATCAAGACCGGTTCGCTGTGCCGTTCCGACCGCGTTTCCAAGTACAACCAACTGCTGCGTATCGAAGAGCAGTTGAATGGCAAGGCCAAGTACAACGGTCGCAGCGAGTTTCGCGGCTGA
- a CDS encoding CTP synthase, with translation MTRYIFVTGGVVSSLGKGIASASLAAILEARGLKVTMLKLDPYINVDPGTMSPFQHGEVFVTHDGAETDLDLGHYERFIRTTMTQNNNFTTGRVYEHVLRKERRGDYLGATIQVIPHITDEIKRRIIKGAGDADVALVEIGGTVGDIESQPFLEAIRQLRVEVGSKRAMLMHLTLVPYIATAGETKTKPTQHSVKELRSIGLQPDVLICRSDHPVDVSSRRKIALFTNVEERAVISLEDVDTIYKIPAVLHAQGLDDFVVERFGLQCNGADLSEWEKVVDAKLNPEHEVTIAMVGKYMELLDAYKSLIEAMSHAGITNRTKVNLRYIDSEDIENQGTALLEGVDAILVPGGFGLRGVEGKITAVQYARENKVPYLGICLGMQVAVIEFARNVLGWKDANSTEFDRASGHPVVGLITEWEDATGAVEVRTEASDLGGTMRLGAQECLLEAGSKVHDCYGKDVIVERHRHRYEVNNNLLPQIIEAGLKISGRSSDAALVEVVEAPDHPWFVACQFHPEFTSTPRDGHPLFSGFVKAALAQHQKKA, from the coding sequence ATGACGCGCTACATATTCGTCACGGGCGGTGTTGTTTCTTCTTTGGGGAAAGGCATTGCATCGGCTTCATTGGCGGCCATCCTGGAGGCGCGGGGGCTTAAGGTCACCATGCTGAAGCTGGATCCGTACATCAACGTCGACCCGGGCACCATGAGCCCGTTCCAGCACGGTGAAGTGTTCGTCACCCACGACGGCGCCGAGACCGACCTGGACCTGGGCCACTACGAGCGGTTCATCCGCACGACCATGACCCAGAACAACAACTTCACCACCGGCCGTGTCTACGAGCACGTGCTGCGCAAAGAGCGCCGTGGTGACTACCTGGGTGCAACCATCCAGGTGATTCCGCACATCACCGACGAAATCAAGCGTCGCATCATCAAGGGCGCCGGCGATGCCGACGTGGCCCTGGTGGAAATCGGCGGTACCGTTGGCGACATCGAATCGCAACCGTTCCTCGAAGCCATCCGCCAGTTGCGTGTGGAAGTCGGTTCCAAGCGCGCGATGCTGATGCACCTGACCCTGGTTCCGTACATCGCCACTGCGGGCGAGACCAAGACCAAGCCGACCCAGCACTCCGTAAAAGAGCTGCGTTCGATCGGTCTGCAGCCAGACGTGCTGATCTGCCGCTCCGACCATCCGGTGGATGTGTCGTCGCGTCGCAAGATCGCGCTGTTCACCAACGTTGAAGAGCGTGCGGTGATCTCCCTGGAAGACGTCGACACCATCTACAAGATCCCGGCCGTGCTGCACGCTCAGGGGCTGGACGATTTCGTCGTCGAGCGTTTCGGCCTGCAATGCAATGGCGCCGACCTGTCCGAGTGGGAAAAGGTTGTCGATGCCAAGCTGAACCCGGAGCACGAAGTCACCATCGCGATGGTCGGCAAGTACATGGAGCTGCTGGACGCCTACAAGTCGCTGATCGAAGCGATGAGTCACGCCGGCATCACCAACCGCACCAAGGTCAACCTGCGCTACATCGATTCCGAAGACATCGAGAACCAGGGCACCGCGCTGCTGGAAGGCGTCGACGCGATCCTCGTACCGGGCGGCTTCGGTCTGCGTGGCGTGGAAGGCAAGATCACTGCCGTTCAATACGCTCGCGAAAACAAGGTTCCATACCTGGGTATCTGCCTGGGCATGCAAGTGGCGGTCATCGAGTTCGCCCGTAACGTGCTGGGCTGGAAAGACGCCAACTCCACCGAATTCGATCGTGCCAGCGGCCATCCGGTTGTCGGCCTGATCACCGAGTGGGAAGACGCCACCGGTGCCGTTGAAGTGCGTACCGAAGCGTCCGACCTGGGCGGCACCATGCGCCTCGGCGCTCAGGAATGCCTGCTCGAAGCCGGCTCCAAGGTGCACGACTGCTACGGCAAGGATGTGATTGTCGAGCGTCACCGTCACCGTTACGAAGTGAACAACAACCTGCTGCCGCAAATCATCGAGGCCGGCCTGAAGATTTCCGGTCGTTCTTCCGATGCAGCGCTGGTTGAAGTGGTCGAAGCACCGGATCATCCATGGTTCGTCGCTTGCCAGTTCCACCCTGAGTTCACCTCGACGCCACGCGATGGCCATCCGCTGTTCAGCGGCTTCGTCAAAGCGGCATTGGCTCAACACCAGAAGAAGGCGTAA
- the ispF gene encoding 2-C-methyl-D-erythritol 2,4-cyclodiphosphate synthase, translated as MRIGHGYDVHRFAEGDFITLGGVRIAHGFGLLAHSDGDVLLHALSDALLGAAALGDIGKHFPDTDPQFKGADSRVLLRHVVSLIHAKGWKVGNVDNTIVAQAPKMAPHIESMRALIAADLQVELDQVNVKATTTEKLGFVGREEGIAVHSVALLLRA; from the coding sequence ATGCGTATTGGCCACGGCTATGATGTGCACCGTTTCGCTGAAGGCGATTTCATTACTCTGGGCGGCGTGCGAATCGCACACGGCTTCGGGCTGCTCGCTCACTCCGACGGTGACGTCCTGCTGCACGCCTTGAGCGATGCCTTGCTCGGCGCGGCCGCGCTGGGTGATATCGGCAAGCACTTCCCGGACACCGACCCGCAATTCAAGGGTGCCGACAGCCGTGTCCTGCTGCGCCATGTGGTCAGTCTGATCCACGCCAAAGGCTGGAAGGTCGGCAACGTCGACAACACCATCGTTGCCCAGGCTCCGAAAATGGCCCCCCATATCGAATCGATGCGCGCCCTGATTGCCGCGGATCTGCAAGTTGAACTGGACCAAGTGAACGTGAAAGCCACCACCACCGAGAAGCTTGGCTTCGTCGGTCGCGAAGAAGGCATCGCCGTGCATTCCGTTGCCTTGTTGCTGCGCGCATGA